In the Alistipes provencensis genome, GTCCTTTTATCAGGTTCAGGCGGCACATCGTGACCGGCATGTCGCCGCGCGTGAAGAACTTCGACGAGAAACCGCCGCCGCGCATGTATTCGCGTCCGGCCGGGTGCCATGTGGTCGCTTCGAGACACCGCTCGGCATCCTGCTCGGTGATCTCCCAGAAGGGTTTCATCACGGGTTCGCCAGCGGCGTCGGACATCGCGCCCGAAGCGTCCAGTGCGCTGCTTCCCGAGTTGATGAGGTGGATGATGCCGTTGGCGGCCTTGCCCGTCAGCTTTTTGCCCGTGGCGCGTTCCACGGCCTCGGGACTCCAATAGGAGCGCACGTCGGAGAAGAGCTGCGCTTGGTTGGTCAGCAGGTGCATGAAGAGCATCGAGACGCCGTTGAGCGTGTCGTTTTCGGTGGCGAAGGTGAAGGCCTCGCGGATGCCGTTCCAGTCGAACGACGTGTTGAGGATAGCCTCCGAGAAGTCGCCGTCGGGCCGGAAGTCGGTCCACTGGCGCTGTCCTTGGAATCCGCCCGCGATGGCGTTGTGGCCCATGGCCTCCTCCTCGAAGCCCATTTGGGTAAGGACGGGGTTGCCGATCATCAGGTCGCGGAAGATGATGGTCATCTTGACGACGTATTCCCACACCTCGTCTTTCTTCTTGCGCGAATAGCGGAGATGTTCGGGGTTCAGGTCCTCGCCTTCGTGTGTTTTACAGTACTTCTCGGTCCATGCCATCGCCCGTTTGAACTCCTCTTGGTCGAAGATGCCGAGTTCGATGCGGCGCGCGATCTCGGAGCAGTCGACATACTCGTTGCGCATGCCGAGATACTCTTGGAAAAAATCGGGATCGGGCATCGAACCGGCGATGCCCATCGATACCGAACCGATGGAGAGGTAGGATTTACCCTTCATCTGCATGACGGCAACGGCGGCGCGGCCGAAGCGCAGCAGTTTCTCCTCCACGTCGGGGGTGATGCTGTTGTCGTCCTGTTCCTGCACCTCCGAGCCGTAGATGCCGAATGCGGGCAGTCCCTTCTGGTTGTGTCCGGCCAGTGCCGAGGCGAGGTAGACGGCGCCCGGGCGCTGGGTCTTGTTGAACCCCCAGATGGCCTTGGGCATCAGCGGGTCCATGTCGATGGTCTCGGAGCCGTAGCACCAGCAGGGTGTCACCGAGAGGACGGCCCCGACGTTGTTGGCGGCGAATTTCGCCGTGGCCATGGCGGCCTCTTTCACGCCGCCGATGGTGCGGTCGGCGATGACGCACTCGACGGGAGTGCCGTCGGCATAGCGCAGTTTGTCGGCATAGAGCTTCGCGACGCTTTGGGCCATGCCCATCGTCATCTCTTCGAGGGATTCGCGGATACCGCCGCGGCGGCCGTCGATGATCGGACGGATACCGATTTTAGGATGGTTTGTCATAGGTCGGATGTTTTTTCGGTTCTTATTCGTAAATTTTCGGATGAGGGAGCGTCACGAAATCTTCGTCCTCGATCATCTTGTAGGTCAGTTTCAGAATCAGGTCGTTGCGGACCTCCTTCAGTGCCGGATCGTCGATCAGGTTGCGCTGTTCGCCGGGATCGTTCCGCAGGTCGTAGAGTTCGAACATCGGGCGTGTCGCCGGGAAGTAGAGGCGGCTCGAACGCGCATCGAGCCGGCCGCTTTCGTGCATACGCTTCAGTTCGGCGAACATCTCCGTGCCGGCGAAATCGATGGGAACCCACGGCTGTCCGGGCAGCAGGTTGTAGATGAGTTTGTAGCGTTCGCCGACGATGCAGCGCATCTGGTCGAAGACCGAAGTGTCGGTCGGCAGCGAATTGGTCGCGTGGCAGCTCCGTACGGAATAGACCCATCTTTCGGCCGGGGTCTGGCCCTGCGTCATGAGGGGCAGCAGATTTTCGCCCTCCATCTCTTCGGGGACCGGCAGTCCGGCGGCCGCTAGACAGGTCGAAGCGATGTCCACGTTGGAGACCACGGCGTCGGTCACGGCCGGAGCGATGTGCCCGGGCCAGCGGATCATGAACGGAACCCGGATGCCGTTTTCATAGAGCGTGCCTTTGGCCATGAACTGCGCTCCGCCGTTGTCGCCCATGAAAATGACGATCGTATCGTCGCTCAGTCCGTGCTCGTCGAGGTAGCGAAGCACCTCTCCGAAATCGGCGTCCATCCGATGTATCTCGTCGTAATAGGCTGCCGTGTATTCGCGGACCAATTGCGTGTCGGGATAGAACGGCGGGAGGGTCAGCGACCGGGGATCGTGCACCTTCGGGGCGTCGTAAGGCGTGTGGGGATCGGAATAGCAGAGTTGCAGGAAAAAAGGCTTGTCCTTGTCGCGGCGTTCCATGAAGGTCCGGAACTGCGCGTTGATCTTCCAGTGGCTCTCGCCTTTGCGGGCGTCGGCGACGACCATGCAGGTGTCGAGCCGGTCGGGGAAGGTCTTGTAGCCGTGCTCCGCATAGTAGAGTTCGACCTCCTTGATCTTTCCGACCCGGCCGCTGACGGCTCCGTCGAGGTGGTAGCCGCGTCCGGCGACGCCCGTGTAGTACCCGTTTTCGCGCAGGTATTCGGGAAAGGCACGGAAGCGGCGGGCGAGCGTCACGTTGAAGCGGGTCATGTTTACCGCCACGGGCGAACGCCCCGTCATGATCGAGGCGCGCGAGGGTACGCTCTGCGGCGAGGTGGCGTAGGCGCGGTTGAAGCGCACGCCCTCCGAAGCGAATCGGTCGAGATTCGGCGTCCGGATGTCGGCGTTGCCGTAACAGCCGACGGCGAAGGCGCTCTGGTCGTCGCTCAGCACCAGCAGGATATTGGGCTGTTTCTGAGCTGCGACGGCGGCAGTGCCGCCCAAGACACCGCCGCAGAGCAGCAGTCCGGTTTTCAGTCGGGTTTTCATGCGTTTTCGGCTTTGCGGTTCGTGAATTTCGTGAGCAGGAAGCCCGTGAGGAAGATGACCGTCGTTCCGAAGACGATCGTCAGGTAGGTGTGCAGCGGGCTGTGGAAGCGGTAGAAGGGCGAACCTTCGTTGATCAGCGGCGAGAGGCTCATCCATGCGATGGTCAGCAGGCCGAGGATCACCGCGATGACGGCGTGGGCCCGGCGTACCGTCTTGCAGACGACGCCCAGCAGAAACAGTCCCAGCATGCCGCCGCTGAAGATCGACGCCAGCTTCCACCATGCGTCCAGCACGCCGTCGATGCGCATCATCATCAGTCCCATGATGATGCCCAGCGTACCCACGACGAATGACGTGGCGTAGAGTACCCGCATGCTCTTCTTTTCGGAGAGCTCCTTTTTCGAGAGCCGTTTGGCGAAGTCCGTCAGTACGATCGTCGCCGAGGAGTTGATGCTCGTGGCGATGGTCGACATGCCGGCCGAGAAGAGCGAGGCGATCACGAGACCCGTGAGGCCCGTGGGCAGTCCGTGGACGATGAACCACGGGAACACTTG is a window encoding:
- a CDS encoding L-fucose isomerase, which codes for MTNHPKIGIRPIIDGRRGGIRESLEEMTMGMAQSVAKLYADKLRYADGTPVECVIADRTIGGVKEAAMATAKFAANNVGAVLSVTPCWCYGSETIDMDPLMPKAIWGFNKTQRPGAVYLASALAGHNQKGLPAFGIYGSEVQEQDDNSITPDVEEKLLRFGRAAVAVMQMKGKSYLSIGSVSMGIAGSMPDPDFFQEYLGMRNEYVDCSEIARRIELGIFDQEEFKRAMAWTEKYCKTHEGEDLNPEHLRYSRKKKDEVWEYVVKMTIIFRDLMIGNPVLTQMGFEEEAMGHNAIAGGFQGQRQWTDFRPDGDFSEAILNTSFDWNGIREAFTFATENDTLNGVSMLFMHLLTNQAQLFSDVRSYWSPEAVERATGKKLTGKAANGIIHLINSGSSALDASGAMSDAAGEPVMKPFWEITEQDAERCLEATTWHPAGREYMRGGGFSSKFFTRGDMPVTMCRLNLIKGQGPVLQIAEGWAVNVDRAIFEHIDKRTDPSWPTTYFAPRLTGKGAFRSVYNVMNNWGANHGAITYGHVGADLITLAAMLRIPVCMHNVDEDKIFRPSAWAAFGSDPEGSDYRACSNYGPVYR
- a CDS encoding sulfatase family protein; translated protein: MKTRLKTGLLLCGGVLGGTAAVAAQKQPNILLVLSDDQSAFAVGCYGNADIRTPNLDRFASEGVRFNRAYATSPQSVPSRASIMTGRSPVAVNMTRFNVTLARRFRAFPEYLRENGYYTGVAGRGYHLDGAVSGRVGKIKEVELYYAEHGYKTFPDRLDTCMVVADARKGESHWKINAQFRTFMERRDKDKPFFLQLCYSDPHTPYDAPKVHDPRSLTLPPFYPDTQLVREYTAAYYDEIHRMDADFGEVLRYLDEHGLSDDTIVIFMGDNGGAQFMAKGTLYENGIRVPFMIRWPGHIAPAVTDAVVSNVDIASTCLAAAGLPVPEEMEGENLLPLMTQGQTPAERWVYSVRSCHATNSLPTDTSVFDQMRCIVGERYKLIYNLLPGQPWVPIDFAGTEMFAELKRMHESGRLDARSSRLYFPATRPMFELYDLRNDPGEQRNLIDDPALKEVRNDLILKLTYKMIEDEDFVTLPHPKIYE